The following DNA comes from Miscanthus floridulus cultivar M001 chromosome 5, ASM1932011v1, whole genome shotgun sequence.
GTTGAACAAGAACCCATAGGTCTAATTGATGATTGGTATGCCAGTTTGATTTTACTTGTTACAATCAGCATTTTATCCCTCAAAATAGCGCATGCCAAAAATGTCTAATTAAATGGCTCATGTTACCAACATAAATGATTTCGGACATTAACTCAATGCAAGTGATTTATAAAAAGATGCCATGCAACAACTTAAGCAGACAAATTGGGATGCAACTTTTTTGGAAATTTCTGAATGTCAATGATCTAGAAGGCGAAACTACAATCACTACTAATATCAATAGTCTGGGATAAGAAGGATGAATAATGGTGTTATATAATATAGCATTGCCCTGTATCATCAAAATTATAAGTGCTTATTTAGCATTTTCTAAGAAATTATTGATGTTCAATTGAATGAACTTTTGTTACTTCCAAGGATTCCTTGAACATGGATGGACATCTCTCTAGCGCTTTATCTTTGTTTCTCACTTACAAAAGTGTTAGTAAAATCAACAATCAGCAAAACTTCCTTTTTTTCTATAACATATCATATGTTCCAAGCATAAAGACTGACAGTGTCAGTTTAATAGAGAAGTAATATACAACTGTGGAGAGTGGAAGTTTACAACTATGTAAGTTACAGAGGTCCTAGCCTGTGTTAATTCACAAcattagttgatgatgatctGCTAGAAACACGTGGCACAATGGAAGACCAGACACGTACAGTGATGACTTGAGAAAACTAGCAAGCAGATGGTATTAAATTTCTATCAATTGGCCATTCATGCCTTACAATCTTATATCGGGTTCAAAAACTAAAGTAGCAATGTAAATGAAATGTACCTCGCCATTGATATCCTCAAACGGAACAACCATTCCAACTTCTTGACCGCAATGCTCAGTATGCTTTGCGACGACACCAGAGTTATGCCCTATAGCCCAAAATATTGTTGAACCATCAAGAACATACTTGACCTGTTTACATTACTTTTACTTCAGTGTCCTTGGATATGTGGGAAGAACCACAATTGTCACAAGAATAGGGAAAAGTTGACtcaaatagaaatagctttatatCTAGAATACCTTTATCTCACATCTTGTCAAGTAATTGAATTTGACACCACCAGAATCCAATTCATACAGAAGAAACTTGACAATGCCTGTCTCTCCATGCAGTACCATGTTAAATGTACTGTTCCACGTAGGATTTAGACCCTTACTGGtacttgtttttctcatcaaATTGCCAACTTCTACCTCAACAAATGTCTGTGATACCTTGTTATCAGCAATTCCATACATGGCCCCTCCATTTGAGCTTTGGCGGCTCCCTATATCCTTAGCTGTGCTCTTACAGAGGTTACTAGCTGAAACAACAGTAACTGAGAGAACACCTCCAACTGCTCGTTTCCTTAGATCTACTGATGGCAAAGAAAAACATAGCCGGCGAGGTTCAACCATTGTTTTCCCTATGGTTTCAGTCAAAAGCTTCACCTGCACGGTTCATAAAATACACACTAGATATCATTAGATAGTTAGATGTAGCATACAAATTATGCTATGCAATGTCTGCCATCACATGAAGAGAATACAAGATATCAGCGATTTTTTAAAAGAATTAAAATTTGAACTATGATATTTTCGCCCTAAATGGTCAGCATAAACCCACCAGCCATGTCGAGACACCTGGCAACTCCATACCAGGAATTGCTTGGCTTCCACCACTTCCAAATGCTACCCCAATCCTGACTTCTGGGGTTGATTCAAAAGAATAGAGTATAGCTTCCCCATCAAGTATGGGTGATAGTAGAAGCTGCAATAATATAACTGAATCAGAGATAGTGTTGAAACTCAATCTGGCACACACGAATCATGAGTGGCTGATGCAATAATCTGCTTTCGGAATTAAGAAAAGTAGTTTACAGAATTACAAAAAACAATACTACATAATAAGTTAAGTAACAAGACAAAATGGAGAGAGGAAAAAGCATACATCTCCCTTGATGTGAATGCTGTTTATAACAATTCGACAAGCCCCAATCAGTGGCTTTGCTAATTTCGCCAAAAACATTACACTCATCTCGTGGCTATTCCAATCAAATCCCAAGCGCATGACTTgctgtgagagagagagaaaaaaggagCTCATATCAGACTATCAGAGAACATGTGGCTACTAAGCTGCATACCCCCATAAAAGTATGTGGAATGTTAAACTACTAAAGCTAGGGGGTGGAGCTATTTGTTTGTATGTACAAACATTAAAAAAACTGAGATCAGAATTGACGAAGACGACATCAACAAAGCGTAAAGCATCCAATGATTTACCTTTTTCACTTGATTCTTTTTCAATGCATCAATGATGTAGGATTAAGTCTGATTAATTAAATAGACAACAAGTATTGACAATAAGCTAAATAACTGTCAATATAATGGTAGGACTACAAACTGCCTAATAACTGTATATCACTCTTAAGGAGATTATGGGCAAGTGAAACTTTCAGATGCACCTGGAGTTCAGAATAGATATGACTAACCCGGTCACCAGAAGTAATCCAACGCATGCCCTGATCTCCCAAGGTAGGTGGACAAGAGCCAAGTGAGAAATCCTGTAATTCTATTTTATCCTGGATAAGAAAACAAAACCTTAGTACTGAAATTAGATGATAAacacataaaagaaaaaaaatagaaaaacttACTATTAATTTTGGTTTTCGATTCTTTAAACGTCTctgcaaaatcatagagctatgtCAGCTGTGTATGGACAATGCATGATAGCATCTACATATGTTCCAATACATATTTATAATACATCAAATCAAAGAATATGCTAGTGAGTATTTTTATCTGGGACCCACTTCCAAGAATCAAATGCACCAACTCTCAACCTACTCAGAAGCTTGTCTGTCCTCTAATGATAACATCAATTAGCTTATactgacaacaacaacaacaacaacaacaacatagcctttcagttccaagcaagttggggtaggcaatTAGCTTATACTGAAATGGAATAAAAAGTTTCAAGGACATCTAAAGTACAATTGCTAGATTATATCCCCCAAGTGCAAAATTACTAAAGGTCAGTTTGTGGTTAATGTCACTGTGATTTTTTTTGAAGCTGTCGATGAGAAACTGTTGTTAAAAAACTCCAGTTCATTTGGAAAATTAGACCTAGTTTAGACAAAAGCCTGCTACTCAACCCTTGTTTCTCCCACAATTATTGGTCATTCAAAATGCATCATAACTTTTTACAACTTAAATTAAAAAAAGGAAAGCAGTTAACCAGACTAACTTTCTAAAAGCAATTCTACCAACAAGATTACTAGTATTAGTATCCACAGTCAAGCAGACCCTAAGTATAACTGATATCTTTCATGAATCAAGAATAGTGGTGAATTGATCCTAGCAACCTAGTGCCTTGTGCTCAAGAGCTACAGGAAATAACTTCctcagagaagagctataaggAACAAATATTAAGCAAGATTACAAAAGCAAACCTCGACAGTAGACTGAAACCTCTTCGATAGTTTTGGTTCCATGTAATTAGGCCAAACTTCTAACAAAAGTTTGTTCAACCATTCGCAAGGCTCGATTGGTGTGGTGGGCTACAGAAGATATAAAAGTAGTACGACTCAGAATCTATCTATAAAATATGTACCGATAAAAATAGGAGCAAAAGAGAATACTGTTGTATTCAGTATAAGATGCTTCCATCTTTTGTTCAAATCTTCTACAGTTGTCCTCCTCTTAAACCTCCCATACTGCGATTAATCATAAAGCAAGGTAAGAAGACAAAAAACTCTAATGACAGGGGCAGAAACAATTCCTAGTAAAACAATGAGGCAGGTGTAAAAGCATAGTGCTGTTTGACATTAATCTTTCCCTGGAACCTTGAGCATTTTTCACAACCCAAAGACCAGATCAGGACATCATTATCAAGAAAAGGGCAATTGTCGTGCTAAGTTACAAATCATCATCTCAAGAGCCCCTTTCATGTACTGTGCTTCTACTGTTCTACCAATTCAGCATGGTATCAAAGAGACTGAGCAAAATCCATCACAATCCCTGAACAAATTTAGATGAAATAACACGGCAGAAACACATACCTGAATGGTTGCCCAGACAGCAGCAGCGAGGGGAACCCAGTTTGAGAATGGCACAACCCACCGTTCGACGAACCACGCAAAGAGGCCGAGCGGGATCAGGAAGGGCAGCAAGGGTTGCTCCACCATGACCTGGTTAAAGAACTCCCGAGCATCCCTGCCATACAgtttcttcagcttcttcttcacCATGGCTCCTCCCTTGTATCTTTAGCTTCAGCAAAAATCTCCTTTCTGACCTCTCTTATAGGAGACACCTTAACCTTGGTGGAGATAACTCTCCAGCTTTATGCCTTTGTTCCCACTTGATCCTCAACACCTTTCACCGGTAGGCCACTCCATCTCCCGCTTTGCGCTGTAGTAATGGGTACCTGTACACCTACAAGTTAGGCCGAATTAATACCCACGAGAAGAGCGACACCTAAGAAAACGCATGAGATGAGTGTGACATATTGCCCCCACACTAATTGAGATCTTTCACATCCCAGCTTCTAGAGAGAGGACCAGGAATTTCCAATCCCATCGTGTTGACTTTTCTAATGGCAGGCATGAACGAGAGATTGACCTTGACAATACTTTCAGCCTAGTCAGCAGGCTAATTGTATCACACAAAAGAATCCCAAATACTGGATTCCGAGCACGCACGCACAAACGTCTCAGCGTGCGCACTGGTATCCACCGTTGATTTCGCTACGACTCCAACTCCCTCCGCCCCCAACCGCGTCTTCCACCTCCGTTCGCCCGCACGCCCCTGCTCTcttccacctctctctctctctctctctctctctctctctctctctctctctctctctcatccggCGACCCCAACTCCggtgaccccaaggccgcggagCACGGTGGGCGCTGGGGCGGTCGGAGGTGGTGGAGGCGGGGGCGAGGGCGGCGAGCCGGATCGGGAGCCGGCTGGGGCGAGGAGGTGGCAGGGGGCGGCGGGGGGCGGCGCCGGTGACGGAGAAGACGCGGGGGAGGAAGAAGGTGTCGCGTGCGGGCGGGTGTGCAGGCCGAGCTGCGCTGGACTGCGCACGCTGGGGCTAGCAAAGTTCACAATATATGTCCTCTGCTACTAGTAGATAGATCACATAAAGAAGGAAATCTAACATAACAAACGGAACCAACAAGAACAATCGAATTGACTGCCCAAAAAAGGACTTGCCCGAAACGCTTAAGTTGCAGGCAAAGATTGCTGGTCAACGATCAAAGGCATATCGGAGCTCCATGTAATAAGCAAACCAATAAGAAGCAGGCGGCTTCCGGGAAGAGAATGAACCAATTGTGGGAGGCCGGTGCTGTAGATTCCTGTAACAGCGCCCAACTCCTTTCGCAACCAGATCGCCGCAGACGCGCCTGGGGACTCGTTTGGGCGCTAAAACCCCAAGTCCCGGAACCAATCACAAGAACGGCAACTGCAGGCGGAGCCTTCTTTCGAGCCTAAATACCACTCGGCAGCACCTAGAACCCGAAGCGGTTGGCAAAGATCAAACTTTTGCAGCTTTAGAGCGGTTCCGCAATTCCAATAAAAGGTTTGGAGCGGTTCCGCGATCCAAGAATCAGGAGCAAGAAACAAGCGGAGGGTTCTACTGGTGGGATCGAGGAGGATTGGAACTTTTTTTTATGAGGGGATTGAGGATTGGAACTGGGAGGGAGGAGTCGGGTGGGCTCCGGGCAACACCATTGTTGGAAGGCGTCAAACTTGGAACTCATCACCTGCCGCCGCCGCGTGTTCGCAGTCGCAAACGTTTGCTTGATGTCGATGTGTTTGGTTAGACGCTGTTGACACTTAAATTAGCCCAGGCCAATTCTAAGAGGTTAAAAAAATGAAATTTAAGAGACCTATACCAGTTTTGACCGGATTCTATAAAATGATATAGTAACTAGTATAACATTCGTTTTTCAACAAGATAAGATCATAAGACCACTCCTACTCCGTATAAAATAAGAGGTACATGACTGATTTTGAGAATCCAAACTCATAATCGTCAAAAAAAACACATTAACTACCTCTCTTTACTCTTTTATCATTTCTCATTTATTTCTTCCTCTTGTTCTTCGTCGGTGTTGCATGACTTGTGGGGTTTCGGCTCTCAAGAGACCTCGGCGGCATATCTTGTGTATCGCGCTCCTGATATGTCCTACGTATCGCGCTCATCACTATTGGCATAAGGTCTAAGTGCGGATAAACCTTAGACGTCGGCCAACTTCGGCTAGGCCTTACATCGATCTAACTCCTTGCTAGTGTGGCGACCCAACTCGACGTCAACAGGTGCTTTGGGCATGTTTGTTTGTCTGAGCATAGCTGGTTGGCCCAGCTCACCCTCTTATGCATAACCTCATGTGTTTGTTTTATTGCATTTTAGAATAGAGGCTTATTTGGCACAacttctccaccggcttcaaAAATCGTTTAGAGTCCTTTTGTACCAAACGGGGTAAAACAAAACGACTAAACGCAGAAAACCCCCTTAAATCATGCTCTCATAGGTGTTTGATATGGGATGAAGCAAAAAAAATAGTAGCTTCATCCAGCTTCACCTTGTCCTATATGCGATTTTGTGAGGGCATGTTTTAAGGAGCTCTACGTGTGGAGTTGATTTACCAAACGATTTAACAAAGCAGATCTAGCTCCACCAATGGAGTTATTCATGGAGATGAAGCAAAACACTTGCTTCACTTGTGAAGCGAAGCAGTGCCAAATGGGCCCAAGTCAATCTAAAAAAGAGATTTGTGTGTGTTTGTCTATACAATTGAAAAGGACTGCCTTAAATTAGAATTTGGTAGTCTTGCCTCCACATCTTCCCCTGCTCTCTTCACTGCATTTCATTCAAATGCTAAGTTGACATGAGCAAGTTCACAAGGCTATAGCACTGCCTCCGGCCCTCGATCTCAATCTCTTTCATCGTGCAACCGCCATGAACGTGGTCTCCACCGGTGACATACGAGCAGGCAGCACCAACCGCGGTCACGGCAGCTGGCTACCGAAGGAGCGCAACCTGGCTCGGCGCGGCGAGCATGGCGGCAGGGCGTGCACACGGGCTTGGCACAGCGGGCGAGGAGGTGGTGATAGATCCCCAAGCGCGCCCTGGCTTAGAGCGTCTCGGCGCAGCAAGTGGGGCCTCGTCGTCTACGCCGAGGACTTCTAGCCACACGTGTAAGCTATGGACGCTGACTTTGATGACTTCGTCACGGCACCTCCCTCCTTCGATCCCAACCAAGGTTCGTATGTTCACACGCTCTACTTACTGTTGATGACCAGCTAGCAGCAAGAGCTTGGACACTAGCTTGCTACCTCATCGGCTGACCTGTGTCGCATCAGTAGAGGCGGCAGCACGGAGACGGACAGTGGTCCCTCGTTCACCTCGACTCTTCGTGGCAAGCACTGACAACTGGCGGCGTTGCAGCATGCACCCTAGCTCCGACACTCGTGTTCATCCCCACCTATAGCTCCCAGCTCTTCTAACAAGCTCAAGGACAACCAGTGCAAGAAGATGAGAAAAAAGGGAAAAAGCAAAAGGTGAGAGCTACGGAGGTTACTACATCGCTCCCTTGAGTGAGCCAAGGTTTGAAAAATGAAGTCCACTTCATTTCTTAGGATCCTAGCTCCCGAGTGCTTTGAGGTCCATGCGAGCCTAGCCTAGAAAGTTGCTCCGCCACCGAtcttgcgtgcggcagcaagctctccccgatcgattagatgtcctccatgctcaagccttcggcatacccactgcagatggcaatgaagtctaggtttggatggtgcgtcgccaccgaagtcagcacccccTGACGCTCCGTAGAACAGCCTGCTCCTGATAAGGTCCCGAACCGCATCCGGGACATCCGCCAGCTAGACCACGGGCGCGCTAGTGCTGGAAGCCGACCCGAAGACGTATGAGATGACAAGCTGGGCAATGTTGCAGGATCTAGTCaagatccccctcaagagcacatcgctcttcatgggacttggcctgTTCCTTCACATTTCAGCTGAGGGTCGTCTTGATCGTCTCCAGGTTCCGCTCcagcgtcttcacctttccacccagctctaagagaagagcgacaagctcagaaataggttGAAGGAAAAAACCGACAACGAAGAACAGAAAAAGGCATGTACCGACatggaagttctcaaggatggagagatcctctgcctacCGAGCCGCCTGCTCATGCAGCCGAGCACTTGCGTCCTTCATTCCCATCACCCGACCTCTAAGCGCGAGCACCTCTTGGTtcacctccgaccgggccttccgctccacCTCTAGGGCCTTCCATGCTGACTCTAGGGCGTTCTGCGCCGACACTAAAGCAGcccgctctggctcaagggccaCCAAGGACTCTCGCAACGCAACCTTGGTGTTCGCTAGGGATGTCCGCAACCCCACCTCGGTCTCCGCCTGATGGGCCTtcgccgcctcgagcccttgctcagcGGCAGTCGCCCACTCGGCTGCACATTGTCCCtccgatcaggtcatgaaggagtcttcctgcaaaagccccctcatggcagcgtactaccaagaggtgcgcaagctcgaggataaattccaggggatcaaactgcatcacgtccctcaAAGGGACAACGATACCATCGATTAccttgcaaaattggccgccaggcaggatccatccccaagtggggtcttcatcaatgactcCCACGAGCCGTCCGCCCGTATCCTGGAAAGTCTAGTCTAGACACACCTCGATGCCCAGCCGGCGCTCGAGGGCTCTAGCTCCGACCCTGAcgccaagccagcgctcgggggctccggtcCTAGTACCTCTATGACGACGTCACCCACGAACGTCgccatattggcactcgatcaaatcgactggcgagtaccgctactcgcctacctcctcgaggaggttctcccacccaaaaggactaaagctcAATGGATCGCTCAACGcaccaagaccttcgtcgcgctcggtgatgaactctacaaatagaGTCCGTTAgaggtactcatgaagtgtatccccaccaaaccaggggaagcagctcctcctcgaggtccacgctagaatttgtggacatcacgcggccccaaggtcgctggtcaaaaaagcctttcatcaaggtttttactggcccaccgtgctatgagatgcagaggaggttgttTGCAGATGTggaggatgccagttctacgctcggcaaacacatctGTCGACACATGAACtctaaaccatccccatcacctgaccattcacggtctggggccttgacatggtgggacccctcaaaaagggcccaggtggttttactcacctactcatagcagtcgacaaattcaccaagtggatagaggccaagcccatcacaaaCATCCACTCAGAAGAgatggtcaaattcttcctcgacattatctaccggtttggtgttcctaactgtatcatcactgaccacgaaactaacttcaccgaaaagaagttcctagaatttagtgatggatacggcgtcaggatcgactgggcctcagtcggacatccacgaaccaACGGTTAGGTCGAGCAcgtcaatggcatggtcctccaaggactcaagtcatgCATCTTCGACAGACTCAACAAATACACTAGACGATGGGTGGTAGAGGTcctagcaatcctctagagcctaaaaatgaccccgaaccgatccacagggttcatgcccttcttcctggcttacggagctgaggcagtgctgtcctccgaccttgaccacggcaccccaagagtgaaggcttttgaccatgaccgagccgtggaggctcagcaagacgcagtcaACCTACttaaggaagcccatgagaagaccgtcatccgctccgcttgctatcagcaaactctccataggtaccataaaagaaagatcagggggagaatcctcgaagtcggtgacctcgtactccagaggacccaatcgataaaggaaaaacacaaactttcTCTgctatgggaaggaccctatacggtgactgaagtaatctgaccgggcacctaccgactagggGACGACAATAGCAacgctctcaccaacacttggaacatcgaacagctacgtcatttttcccctaaaatttggtattactgcttttttagtcaacacttactCCTGAAAAGCACCCCGGCCCGAACAGTTTTAGCCCAGGTCGCTTGGGGGCTACATAAGGGCATAATACCAAATATTATCTCATAATACCGAATAttacctctgtttttattgtcatGTGGTAAACAAATTTATCCCCGAATGGAAGCACATTTCCTTTCCTTTAACtgtcctacgtaactttgttctcactcctaatcgaacgcaccccgccatgacctacggctatgagcagccgagccccgcgggccatgcccaggctcttaaaaaagctgtagcctacggaactaatgggcaagtgcgaaaaagaaaggacaaaaacaatagctatgccaggataaaaacaaggaacgggtAGTGATTGTCACAAAGAACAGGActgatgtgttcattaatacaaaaactgttcacacaagggctcacccacgaaTGACGAGcgcgggtcccggtcggacatttccaactgaagctctctgaaccccgtcactcgagccatcaaggtgagcatgtgttcattaatacaaaaactgttcacataggGGCTCACCCACGAACGATGAGCGCGGGTCCctatcggacatttctgactgaagctcacTGAATctcatcactcaagccatcaaggtgagcactaccaaccccctctatttccttacaatcatttcatacatccatatgcgcattcattccatatgtccGAACCTTCCGGATGATTTGGGCCttgaaccgcccaggggctcgggaactaagcatcgcacgtgcagcgaaatgcatcgcaatgttccgtgttgcgtcatgaagagatggttgcctcattcgacatgagcaaccaatagagctaggggagaaaaacatagatgagccccgtgtggcCCTCGCCTGGTCtggcagaccgggtcatctcaaccttctcgctcGATCTTGAACCTCtcaccaaacccacagaatctccatcgaggggaggccgttaggccacccgggtcaatctccgaaatgacctaggcatctgccgggttgcaggtaaaggagtagtggaatgtcacaagagggttatgttgaccccgtcacgaacgacggacccaaattccactcgatcacacccgttagtgaactcaccgagcgcgtcactcgagcccgagcgattgggacaagcgataaaacttagcccctctggttgtgaggaaccgaggatagggtaacgcacacaactcacatgacccctactaaggcccaacagggctcgagggctcaagacaaaaagcctaggactgtgaccccgaactcgcccctttcgactgcgctccaaaaaacctaggtttgcaacccctatctcgccccatccggctacgcttccgactacgctccaaaaaagCTAGGTTTGCGACCCCGATCTTGCCCCATCCATCTACGcttccgactgcactccaaaaacctaggtttgcaaccccgatctcgccccatccagctacacttccgactacgctccaaaaactTAGGTCTATGACCCTAATCTCGccccatgactccgactcacccgatcccacgacgcgcatcgacgCTAAAAGCAtataggccccttgttgggtttcggtgattaatgacaatataagattactatgactaatgtgtgttttgcagaggcaattaagttaggtcatggtaatggagatcaattgggcaatcaaggttgtcatgcccctatgatagaaatcatttcggttttcaaaggatggacgacaaggttaaggatgactagttctaagtgtcgattggagttgaagtgacacttagagtagttaaggactttgtttttcctttggccgtactattaaggggggtatggatgggtagcttgacctaggttagtctagtgagttaggtgtggtgcacacttgttaaaactagcactatgtAGCTCCTCAATAGCCCTATGAccctatggagcaaactttattcacatatgttcgagagttggaagtgaatggagggtcaaatactgaccagacgctggctccagtgcgaccggacgctggccgcagggtccggtcagttcatttgatcaaggactGCATTCGATGCAACCGGATGCTAGAGTGGTCAAGTGACTGAACGCTGAGAGacaacgtccggtcaactctagtaaggttctagagaaggaaatcttcgaccggatgcatccgatcaatactgaccggaccttgaggatccagcatccggtcgagtacagtaagcatccagtgaggggttaatacgaccggacgtgtccagtcagtggtgaccggaccctgccagcgtccggtcaacacttattcactggtgtgcgggttgaagtgaccgcagcgtctggtcaacatgaccggagcgtccggtcaccccgctgaagctcataacggttcgtttttcaggcagccttataaatagaagcttcactcatgtgtggagttacttttgctcattccaacagctgagaaacacgtttgtgagtgccaaaaagagcaaggtcctagtgaggtgattgagatttgtgaatccaagagagtagccttatTAGTGaattaagagtagcaaagtgtgcatctaccgttctcattaggcttcatgtggtcaagtgagagtttgtgcttgttactcttggtgatcgccatcacctagatggcttggtggtgattaggagcttggtgatcacccggcggagcttatgggtgacccaactcaagttgtgagcggttctgggtgattcaccatgatggagtgtcaaagaatcaacccgtagagagcacttgatccttgcgcggatcaagggggagctacacccttgtgcgggtgctccaacaaggactagtggggagtgacaactctccgatacctcggcaaaacattgccgtgttcctctctctctatttactttgagcatttactttgagcaattcaatacttgtctttatattcatagaattgccatgctagagtaagtttggaacataggttgcaagtccattgtgtgttagattaatagaaacacttttctaggcacaaggggttaattgggctaaccgtaggttttaattattacaagaaaatttagaattagcccaattcatcccccctcttggacatcttgatcctttcaattagtatcggagcctcgtgctcatgtttttaagcttaaccgcttagagcaagatgtctcacggggatggacctcctcctatctttgagggagatgactttccatattggaaaatccgtatggaggtgt
Coding sequences within:
- the LOC136449635 gene encoding uncharacterized protein isoform X1 → MVKKKLKKLYGRDAREFFNQVMVEQPLLPFLIPLGLFAWFVERWVVPFSNWVPLAAAVWATIQYGRFKRRTTVEDLNKRWKHLILNTTPTTPIEPCEWLNKLLLEVWPNYMEPKLSKRFQSTVERRLKNRKPKLIDKIELQDFSLGSCPPTLGDQGMRWITSGDRVSHIYSELQQVMRLGFDWNSHEMSVMFLAKLAKPLIGACRIVINSIHIKGDLLLSPILDGEAILYSFESTPEVRIGVAFGSGGSQAIPGMELPGVSTWLVKLLTETIGKTMVEPRRLCFSLPSVDLRKRAVGGVLSVTVVSASNLCKSTAKDIGSRQSSNGGAMYGIADNKVSQTFVEVEVGNLMRKTSTSKGLNPTWNSTFNMVLHGETGIVKFLLYELDSGGVKFNYLTRCEIKVKYVLDGSTIFWAIGHNSGVVAKHTEHCGQEVGMVVPFEDINGELTVSLVLKEWQFSDGSVTLSNSLGNGLQCSFDGSTKLQSTTGRRLRVRVVEGRALTANSKSGKCDPYVKLQYGKALYRTKTLSHTVRPVWNDKFEFDEISGGEYLKIKCYNADMFGDESIGSARVNLEGLLDGASRDVWVPLEKVDSGEIRLEIEPIKNDHNNSMQSSSSKAGAGWIELVVIEARDLVAADLRGTSDPYVRVQYGNQKKRTKVIYKTLSPQWNQTFEFPETGEPLILHVKDHNAVLPTASIGNCTVEYSMLSPNQSAEKWIPLQGVKSGEIHVKIARRVSVPDSEKKNILGTDPSGKGHMISTQMRNSLKKFTGLIDEGGDPEALSLAVTEMEGIQGEQEEYIETLEREKAMLLHKIHELGSEIVRTSSGPPRTRY
- the LOC136449635 gene encoding uncharacterized protein isoform X2 is translated as MVKKKLKKLYGRDAREFFNQVMVEQPLLPFLIPLGLFAWFVERWVVPFSNWVPLAAAVWATIQYGRFKRRTTVEDLNKRWKHLILNTTPTTPIEPCEWLNKLLLEVWPNYMEPKLSKRFQSTVERRLKNRKPKLIDKIELQDFSLGSCPPTLGDQGMRWITSGDRQVMRLGFDWNSHEMSVMFLAKLAKPLIGACRIVINSIHIKGDLLLSPILDGEAILYSFESTPEVRIGVAFGSGGSQAIPGMELPGVSTWLVKLLTETIGKTMVEPRRLCFSLPSVDLRKRAVGGVLSVTVVSASNLCKSTAKDIGSRQSSNGGAMYGIADNKVSQTFVEVEVGNLMRKTSTSKGLNPTWNSTFNMVLHGETGIVKFLLYELDSGGVKFNYLTRCEIKVKYVLDGSTIFWAIGHNSGVVAKHTEHCGQEVGMVVPFEDINGELTVSLVLKEWQFSDGSVTLSNSLGNGLQCSFDGSTKLQSTTGRRLRVRVVEGRALTANSKSGKCDPYVKLQYGKALYRTKTLSHTVRPVWNDKFEFDEISGGEYLKIKCYNADMFGDESIGSARVNLEGLLDGASRDVWVPLEKVDSGEIRLEIEPIKNDHNNSMQSSSSKAGAGWIELVVIEARDLVAADLRGTSDPYVRVQYGNQKKRTKVIYKTLSPQWNQTFEFPETGEPLILHVKDHNAVLPTASIGNCTVEYSMLSPNQSAEKWIPLQGVKSGEIHVKIARRVSVPDSEKKNILGTDPSGKGHMISTQMRNSLKKFTGLIDEGGDPEALSLAVTEMEGIQGEQEEYIETLEREKAMLLHKIHELGSEIVRTSSGPPRTRY